A window of Chitinophagales bacterium contains these coding sequences:
- a CDS encoding TonB-dependent receptor plug domain-containing protein produces MKRIAILTIPILAGMALFGQEKPAPTDSVRLLEPVEVRSTRAGENAPFTKTNLSRETISRNNLGADLPFLLNQVPGTVVNSDAGNGVGYTGIRIRGTDASRINVTLNGIPFNDAESQGAFFVNLPDFSSSVSSIQVQRGVGTSSNGPGSFGATINISSHETTLAPYLELNNSVGSFNTWKNTLKVGTGLVGGHFTTDFRLSRITSDGFIDRAESRLESYYFSTAWINKRSSIRFTHFAGKEKTYQAWYGIPASDLINNRTANYAGTERPGTPYDNETDNYNQDHFQLFFQHDLNNAWKFNTAFFYVKGKGYYEQYKAGEYYADYGLVPPVYGNDTIFSTDLVRQLWLDNDFYGQTFSLFHRKGISQLTIGGGWNRYEGKHIGTVIWAQNGLGKDTRWYEHPALKTDLNLYVKEQVNFSKDWFGFIDLQYRGLRYNINGFRNNPGVNIDNYYHFFNPKVGLSYSNKAGWSSYLSYSLGQKEPNRDDFEAGAAQQPKPEKLNDIEFNIGKKAAKFQWDATLYYMHYKDQLVLTGKINDVGAYTRTNIPKSYRMGIELNGSVKINSLLYFAGNLALSRNKVIDFTEYVDDYDNGGQLSFTYDRPDIAFSPSVVASATVGFIPIKRLELDWISKYVSRQYLDNTQNVNRSLDAFAVQDLRLIWTPFKKHFADTRIIAQVNNLLDSKYEPNGYTFSYQYGGELTTENYYFPMAGRNFVLAINLAIK; encoded by the coding sequence ATGAAGAGGATTGCCATTTTGACCATCCCCATTCTAGCCGGAATGGCCCTGTTTGGACAGGAAAAACCGGCGCCAACTGACAGTGTCCGTCTCCTCGAACCCGTGGAAGTAAGATCCACCCGGGCCGGGGAAAATGCCCCTTTTACAAAGACCAATCTCTCCAGGGAAACGATCAGCCGGAACAATTTGGGCGCTGATCTGCCTTTTTTGCTCAATCAGGTTCCTGGAACCGTGGTTAATTCAGATGCCGGAAACGGCGTAGGTTATACCGGTATACGGATCCGGGGTACCGATGCCAGCCGGATCAATGTAACCCTTAACGGCATCCCTTTTAATGATGCCGAAAGTCAGGGTGCCTTTTTTGTCAACCTGCCCGATTTTAGTTCATCGGTGAGCAGCATCCAGGTTCAGCGGGGTGTGGGTACCTCCTCGAATGGGCCCGGCTCCTTTGGGGCCACTATTAATATCAGTTCCCATGAAACTACCCTGGCCCCTTACCTGGAACTGAACAATAGTGTTGGCTCCTTTAATACATGGAAAAATACACTCAAAGTAGGTACTGGGCTGGTGGGAGGCCATTTTACCACAGACTTCCGTCTTTCACGTATCACCAGTGATGGATTCATAGACCGCGCGGAAAGCAGACTCGAATCCTATTATTTCTCTACTGCCTGGATCAACAAGCGATCAAGTATTCGCTTCACCCATTTTGCCGGAAAAGAAAAAACCTATCAGGCCTGGTATGGTATCCCTGCCAGTGATCTGATCAATAATCGAACGGCCAATTATGCCGGTACTGAACGACCGGGCACACCTTATGACAATGAAACCGACAATTATAACCAGGATCATTTCCAGCTCTTTTTTCAACATGACCTGAACAATGCCTGGAAATTCAATACCGCTTTTTTTTATGTAAAAGGCAAAGGATATTATGAACAATACAAAGCCGGTGAATACTATGCCGATTATGGGCTTGTCCCGCCCGTCTATGGCAACGATACTATTTTTAGTACGGACCTTGTTCGACAGCTTTGGCTGGACAATGATTTTTATGGGCAAACCTTTTCCCTTTTTCACCGGAAAGGAATCTCGCAACTGACCATCGGTGGCGGATGGAACAGGTATGAAGGAAAACACATTGGCACAGTGATCTGGGCGCAGAATGGATTGGGAAAGGATACCCGATGGTATGAACATCCGGCCCTTAAAACCGATCTCAACCTGTATGTAAAGGAGCAGGTCAATTTTTCCAAAGACTGGTTTGGTTTTATTGACCTCCAATACCGCGGACTCCGCTATAATATCAACGGGTTTCGGAACAACCCTGGAGTGAACATAGATAACTACTACCATTTCTTCAATCCAAAAGTGGGATTGAGCTATTCCAATAAGGCGGGATGGTCTTCCTATTTATCCTATAGCCTGGGACAAAAAGAACCCAACCGGGATGACTTTGAAGCGGGAGCAGCCCAGCAACCTAAGCCCGAAAAACTAAATGATATCGAATTTAATATTGGAAAAAAGGCAGCGAAATTTCAATGGGATGCCACCTTGTATTACATGCACTATAAAGACCAATTGGTGCTTACCGGGAAAATTAATGATGTGGGGGCTTATACCCGGACCAATATCCCCAAAAGCTATCGAATGGGTATTGAATTGAATGGATCGGTAAAAATCAATTCCCTCTTGTATTTTGCCGGCAATCTTGCCCTGAGTCGAAACAAGGTGATCGATTTTACTGAATATGTGGATGATTATGACAACGGTGGGCAATTGAGTTTTACCTACGATAGACCTGATATTGCCTTCTCCCCCTCGGTTGTGGCCAGCGCCACAGTAGGTTTTATTCCCATCAAAAGGCTGGAGTTGGATTGGATCAGCAAATATGTGAGCCGGCAATACCTGGATAACACGCAAAACGTAAACAGGAGCCTTGATGCTTTTGCGGTGCAAGACCTGCGTTTGATCTGGACACCCTTCAAAAAGCATTTTGCCGATACCCGGATCATTGCCCAGGTAAACAACCTGCTGGATTCAAAATATGAACCCAACGGGTATACCTTCAGTTATCAGTATGGCGGGGAATTGACGACGGAGAATTATTATTTCCCCATGGCAGGCAGGAACTTTGTTCTGGCAATAAACCTGGCTATAAAATAA
- a CDS encoding DUF2807 domain-containing protein codes for MKKSLLIACLSLFVLGVGAQKTAVVNDPNAEVRQVAGFHSIKVSSSFDVYLTQASEDAVAVSASKQEYKNNIVVQVKDGILYVDYDHPKKWKGWNSSKMDLKVYISFKSIKKLGASGACNVHVLTTLKADEFSLDFSGATDMKNADIQVNKLNVELSGASDIQIKGKATDLKINCSGASEFKSIDFQTDYCDIEASGASSIQITVNKEISAKVSGASDIKYKGEGTVRNIKTSGASSISRKS; via the coding sequence ATGAAAAAGAGTCTACTCATTGCTTGCCTATCCCTCTTTGTCTTGGGGGTCGGCGCCCAAAAAACCGCAGTTGTAAACGACCCCAATGCTGAGGTACGGCAGGTCGCCGGTTTTCATAGTATCAAGGTATCCAGTTCATTTGATGTGTATCTGACCCAGGCCAGTGAAGATGCAGTGGCGGTAAGTGCCTCCAAACAAGAGTACAAGAATAATATCGTCGTTCAGGTGAAAGACGGTATCCTGTATGTGGATTATGACCATCCCAAAAAATGGAAAGGTTGGAATTCAAGTAAAATGGATCTGAAAGTATATATCTCCTTCAAATCGATAAAAAAATTGGGAGCCAGCGGTGCCTGTAATGTACACGTACTGACCACCCTGAAAGCCGATGAATTTAGCCTTGATTTTTCAGGTGCCACAGATATGAAAAATGCCGATATCCAGGTCAATAAACTCAATGTAGAATTAAGCGGTGCTTCCGATATTCAAATCAAAGGGAAGGCCACTGACCTTAAAATTAATTGCAGTGGGGCCAGCGAATTCAAAAGCATCGATTTCCAAACTGATTATTGCGATATTGAAGCCAGTGGAGCCAGCAGCATCCAGATCACTGTAAACAAAGAAATCTCGGCCAAGGTTAGCGGAGCTTCTGATATCAAGTATAAAGGAGAGGGAACCGTTCGCAATATCAAGACCAGCGGGGCAAGTTCGATCTCGAGAAAATCCTGA
- the era gene encoding GTPase Era, with protein sequence MKAGFVNIFGKPNAGKSTLLNALVGEKLAIVSHKVQTTRHRIKGIVTGEGYQVIFSDTPGIIEPKYRLHEKMMSAVKSSLEDADLALLMVEARENPDEVDSIFQALHLKVPAYLIINKIDAVKPDRVKGLTDFFSAKKYVQRSFPVSALKGAGVKELMAAIVEAVPEGAPFFPEDDISDLNTRFFAGELVREKIYELYEEEIPYHSTVVVTEFKEKESLIKITAEIIVQRETQKIILIGKGGSMIKKLGTEARKSMEEFLGQKVFLELFVKVRPKWRDNETYLREYGY encoded by the coding sequence ATGAAAGCCGGTTTTGTCAATATCTTCGGTAAGCCCAATGCGGGCAAGAGCACGCTTCTCAACGCTTTAGTGGGGGAAAAACTCGCCATTGTATCTCATAAGGTGCAAACAACCCGTCATCGGATCAAGGGTATTGTAACCGGAGAAGGGTATCAGGTGATCTTTTCCGATACCCCTGGTATCATTGAACCGAAATACCGCCTCCATGAAAAAATGATGTCGGCGGTAAAAAGTTCTTTGGAAGATGCCGATCTCGCCCTCCTGATGGTGGAAGCCCGGGAAAACCCGGATGAGGTTGACAGCATTTTTCAAGCTCTTCACCTGAAGGTACCGGCCTATCTGATCATCAATAAGATCGATGCGGTAAAACCGGATAGGGTAAAGGGGTTGACTGATTTTTTCTCCGCAAAGAAATACGTTCAACGAAGTTTTCCTGTATCGGCCCTGAAAGGAGCCGGGGTAAAGGAATTAATGGCGGCCATAGTAGAAGCGGTACCCGAGGGCGCTCCCTTTTTTCCGGAAGATGATATCTCGGATTTGAATACCCGCTTTTTTGCGGGGGAACTGGTAAGGGAAAAGATCTATGAGCTGTATGAAGAAGAGATTCCCTATCATTCAACGGTAGTGGTCACGGAGTTCAAAGAAAAGGAAAGCCTGATCAAGATCACGGCTGAAATTATCGTTCAGCGGGAAACACAAAAGATCATCCTGATTGGAAAAGGAGGATCCATGATCAAAAAATTAGGGACCGAGGCGCGAAAATCAATGGAAGAATTTTTGGGACAGAAAGTGTTCCTGGAATTGTTTGTAAAAGTCAGGCCAAAGTGGAGAGATAACGAAACGTATTTGCGGGAATACGGGTATTAG
- the der gene encoding ribosome biogenesis GTPase Der has product MGYTVAIVGRPNVGKSTFFNRLLEQRKAIVDDVSGVTRDRQYGVADWNGKNFNVVDTGGFVPDSEDVFEREIRKQVVIAVEEANAIVFMVDVATGITDLDGAMAKVLRKSNKPVYLVVNKVDNGDRMLLANEFYSLGFANTFFLSSISGSGTGELLDAIAEGIPEAASEEVKREQELPKFAIIGQPNVGKSSLLNALIGEERTIVSDVAGTTRDTIHTHYNMYQKEFILIDTAGIRRKSKVHEDLEFYSVIRAIKAVDEADVCMLLLDAEKGITAQDLSIFSLAVKKGKGVLILVNKWDLMEKSTNTARDYEKQLKQRLAPFTDVPVLFISALEKTRIFKAIEMALDVYENRSRKVPTSKLNDIMLKAVESYHPPMVRGHLIKIKYITQLPTPVPSFAFFTNFPDDIKKPYMNYLENQLRQNFKFSGVPVRIFFRKK; this is encoded by the coding sequence ATGGGATACACAGTCGCCATTGTCGGGCGCCCCAACGTGGGGAAAAGCACTTTCTTCAACCGTTTGTTGGAGCAAAGAAAGGCCATCGTGGATGATGTCAGTGGGGTTACCCGTGACCGTCAGTATGGGGTTGCCGATTGGAATGGCAAAAACTTCAATGTGGTGGACACCGGAGGTTTTGTACCGGATAGTGAAGATGTTTTTGAAAGAGAGATTCGCAAGCAGGTGGTCATAGCCGTGGAAGAAGCCAATGCCATTGTATTTATGGTGGATGTGGCTACAGGGATCACCGATCTGGATGGTGCCATGGCCAAAGTGCTGCGTAAGAGCAATAAGCCGGTTTATCTCGTGGTGAACAAAGTGGATAACGGGGACAGGATGCTCCTGGCCAATGAATTTTATAGCCTGGGTTTTGCCAATACCTTTTTCCTGTCATCGATCAGTGGTAGTGGTACGGGTGAATTGCTGGATGCAATCGCCGAAGGCATACCCGAAGCCGCCTCTGAGGAAGTTAAGCGTGAACAGGAGTTACCAAAGTTTGCCATCATTGGGCAACCCAATGTGGGAAAATCTTCCCTGCTAAATGCCCTGATCGGGGAGGAACGTACCATCGTCAGTGATGTGGCCGGAACCACAAGGGATACCATCCACACACATTACAATATGTATCAAAAGGAATTCATCCTGATCGATACAGCGGGTATTCGCAGAAAATCAAAGGTTCACGAAGACCTTGAATTTTATTCTGTCATTCGCGCCATCAAAGCTGTAGACGAGGCTGATGTATGCATGTTATTGCTGGATGCTGAAAAAGGGATTACCGCACAGGATCTGAGCATTTTCAGCCTGGCCGTAAAGAAAGGGAAAGGGGTGCTGATCCTGGTGAATAAATGGGACCTGATGGAAAAATCCACCAACACAGCCCGTGATTATGAGAAACAATTGAAGCAAAGACTGGCGCCCTTTACAGACGTACCGGTTCTTTTCATCTCTGCTTTAGAAAAAACCAGGATATTCAAGGCTATCGAGATGGCATTGGATGTATATGAGAACAGAAGCCGTAAAGTTCCTACTTCCAAGCTAAATGATATCATGCTTAAAGCGGTGGAATCTTATCATCCACCCATGGTACGGGGACACCTCATCAAAATAAAATACATTACCCAGTTACCTACACCGGTACCATCATTTGCTTTCTTTACCAATTTTCCGGACGATATTAAAAAGCCTTATATGAACTACCTGGAGAACCAATTAAGGCAAAATTTCAAATTCAGTGGGGTGCCCGTTCGTATCTTCTTCCGGAAAAAGTAG
- a CDS encoding DUF4954 family protein yields the protein MNRRPLKSLGYGFVKPEYIPKGKDEYYLRNIQNRSGINYRELSAYEIEVLVRNRNTSDNWNNVLVSDAFNPELVKNCKFYGLIRIGKLEPYFLEYHDVKMAVGLYDSTLISCDFGDNVVISNVNYLSHYIIGNEVMIVNINEMSTTDHAKFGNGIIKEGEKESVRIWLEVCNENAGRKVLPFNGMLPGDAWLWSKFRGESWLMKKLIDFTERKFDRQRGYYGKIGDRTVIKNVRIVKDVWIGTDAYIKGANKIKNVTINSTQEARSQVGEGCELVNGIIGEGCRIFYGVKAVRFFLSAHSQLKYGARLINSYLGDNSTISCCEVLNSLIFPAHEQHHNNSFLCAALVMGQSNMAAGATIGSNHNSRGADGEIIAGRGFWPGLCVSLKHNSRFASFTIISKGDFPAELNIPFPFSLVSHDVSNDQITIMPGYWFMYNMYALARNSQKSRDRDKRLVKSTRIEYDFLAPDSVNEIFTALALFKKYRTKKNTGEDIDLSKAGLENSKRKVIARKTLRAEKIYQELITYYAGIHLVGYIQRHGIRSWTGLRAMLPSRLSRTNWVNMGGQLMPESSLQTLFKQIKSGRVNSWDQVHEFYEKNAAIYEEQVFQHALASWLELNEMPLSRFGKKDLLTILQETLDIKEWMTKGVYESRAKDHHNPFRKMVYDSTAEMNSVIGKLEENPFIQQQKQEFLQFKRKTRQLIRQFSA from the coding sequence ATGAATAGACGCCCCCTGAAATCGCTCGGTTATGGCTTTGTCAAACCCGAATACATCCCCAAGGGAAAAGATGAATATTACCTTCGGAATATACAGAACCGAAGTGGGATCAACTACCGTGAGCTTTCCGCGTATGAGATCGAAGTATTGGTACGGAACAGAAATACATCCGACAACTGGAACAATGTACTGGTATCAGATGCCTTCAATCCCGAACTCGTCAAAAACTGTAAGTTTTATGGACTGATCCGTATTGGTAAACTGGAACCCTATTTTCTGGAATACCATGATGTGAAAATGGCGGTAGGCTTGTACGATAGTACACTTATCAGTTGCGACTTTGGAGACAATGTGGTCATCAGCAATGTAAATTATCTTTCCCATTATATCATTGGTAATGAAGTGATGATTGTGAACATCAACGAAATGTCCACAACCGACCATGCCAAATTTGGTAACGGGATAATAAAAGAAGGAGAAAAGGAATCGGTACGTATATGGCTGGAAGTTTGCAATGAGAACGCCGGCCGAAAAGTACTTCCATTCAATGGCATGTTGCCTGGAGATGCCTGGCTATGGTCAAAGTTTCGGGGCGAGAGTTGGTTGATGAAAAAACTGATTGACTTTACGGAACGGAAATTTGACCGGCAGCGGGGGTATTATGGAAAAATTGGTGACCGTACCGTGATCAAAAATGTACGGATCGTCAAAGATGTATGGATCGGAACCGATGCCTATATCAAAGGGGCGAATAAGATCAAGAATGTTACGATCAATTCCACCCAGGAGGCCAGGTCACAGGTAGGAGAAGGTTGTGAACTGGTAAACGGGATCATTGGCGAAGGATGCCGGATCTTTTATGGCGTAAAAGCTGTTCGTTTCTTCCTGTCGGCCCATTCCCAACTTAAATACGGGGCGCGATTGATCAACTCCTACCTTGGAGACAATTCAACGATATCCTGTTGCGAAGTATTGAATTCGCTGATCTTTCCTGCCCATGAGCAACACCACAACAATTCATTTCTGTGCGCGGCCCTTGTGATGGGACAAAGCAATATGGCCGCCGGGGCAACCATCGGCTCCAATCATAACAGCCGGGGTGCAGATGGAGAGATAATTGCCGGAAGAGGTTTCTGGCCCGGGTTATGTGTAAGCCTCAAACATAATTCCAGGTTTGCTTCTTTTACCATCATTTCCAAAGGAGATTTTCCAGCAGAATTAAATATCCCCTTTCCTTTCTCACTGGTAAGTCACGATGTGTCCAATGATCAGATCACGATCATGCCCGGCTATTGGTTTATGTACAATATGTATGCCCTGGCCCGTAATTCACAAAAAAGCCGTGACCGTGATAAAAGGCTGGTAAAGTCCACCCGGATTGAATACGATTTTCTGGCACCGGACTCGGTAAACGAAATTTTCACAGCGCTGGCGCTTTTTAAGAAATATCGGACAAAAAAGAATACCGGTGAGGACATTGACCTAAGCAAAGCCGGACTGGAAAATTCCAAACGAAAAGTGATTGCCCGGAAAACCCTGAGGGCTGAAAAAATCTATCAGGAACTGATCACTTACTATGCAGGCATTCACCTGGTAGGTTATATTCAGCGTCATGGTATCCGATCCTGGACTGGGCTGCGTGCCATGCTCCCCTCCCGGTTAAGCAGAACCAACTGGGTCAATATGGGCGGGCAACTGATGCCTGAATCCTCCCTGCAAACTTTGTTCAAACAAATAAAATCAGGCAGGGTCAATTCATGGGATCAGGTGCACGAATTTTATGAAAAGAATGCGGCCATTTATGAGGAACAGGTATTTCAGCATGCCCTGGCATCATGGCTCGAACTAAACGAAATGCCTCTCTCCCGCTTTGGGAAAAAAGATTTGCTCACCATTCTGCAGGAAACGCTTGATATCAAAGAGTGGATGACCAAGGGCGTGTACGAATCAAGAGCCAAGGACCACCACAACCCCTTCCGGAAAATGGTATATGATTCCACTGCAGAAATGAATAGTGTAATTGGCAAATTGGAGGAAAACCCATTCATTCAGCAACAAAAACAGGAGTTCCTCCAATTCAAAAGAAAAACCAGACAGCTGATCCGTCAATTCAGTGCCTGA
- the glmS gene encoding glutamine--fructose-6-phosphate transaminase (isomerizing), with protein MCGIVGYTGPREAYPIIIKGLKRLEYRGYDSTGVALQNKELKVYKKKGKVADLEETLIGKDVHAHTGIGHTRWATHGEPSDRNAHPHRSASGRLAMIHNGIIENYAQIKKELSNKGYIFHSDTDTEVLLNFIEEIQKNNECGLEEAVRIALKRVTGAYVILLIDEKDPETIIAARKGSPLVIGIGKGEHFLGSDATPMLEYTKEVVYVNDYELAIVKPDELILKNLGNEKVTPYVQKLDLELAAIEKGGYEHFMLKEIFEQPDTIYDCLRGRLDPATGTITMAGVEKELDKLKNADRIIVIACGTSWHAGLVAEYIFEELCRIPVEVEYASEFRYRNPVIRPGDVIMAISQSGETADTLVAIEKAKEQGALIFGIVNVVGSSIARASQTGAYTHAGPEIGVASTKAFTAQLAVLTMVALKLGKEKGTISEERYLHLVNELHAIPEKVTKALELSASVKQLAEKYKDANDFLYLGRGYNFPVALEGALKLKEISYIHAEGYPAAEMKHGPIALVDEHLPVVFVATRDSYHEKVVSNMQEIKARKGKVIAVVNEGDLDTASLCDDVMWVPAADEIVAPMLSTIPLQLLAYYIGVAKGLDVDKPRNLAKSVTVE; from the coding sequence ATGTGCGGAATCGTTGGTTACACAGGCCCCCGCGAAGCCTACCCGATCATCATCAAAGGATTAAAGCGCCTGGAATACCGGGGCTATGATAGCACCGGTGTTGCGTTGCAAAACAAGGAACTGAAAGTCTATAAGAAAAAAGGAAAGGTGGCCGATCTGGAAGAAACCCTGATCGGAAAAGACGTTCATGCACACACTGGAATTGGTCATACGCGTTGGGCCACCCATGGTGAACCTTCTGACCGAAATGCCCATCCGCACCGCTCTGCTTCCGGAAGACTGGCCATGATCCACAACGGAATCATTGAAAATTATGCCCAGATCAAAAAAGAGCTTTCTAACAAAGGATATATTTTTCACAGTGACACGGATACCGAGGTGCTGTTGAATTTCATTGAAGAGATTCAAAAGAACAATGAATGTGGGCTGGAAGAGGCTGTCCGGATCGCGTTAAAAAGGGTCACCGGCGCCTATGTGATTCTCCTGATCGATGAAAAAGATCCGGAGACCATCATTGCTGCACGCAAAGGAAGTCCGCTGGTGATCGGTATAGGTAAAGGCGAACATTTTCTTGGCTCCGACGCCACCCCCATGCTGGAATATACCAAAGAGGTGGTCTATGTGAACGACTATGAACTGGCCATCGTTAAACCCGATGAACTGATCCTGAAAAATCTCGGGAATGAAAAGGTAACCCCCTATGTACAAAAACTGGATCTTGAATTAGCTGCTATTGAAAAAGGCGGATATGAACATTTCATGCTCAAAGAGATCTTTGAACAGCCGGATACCATCTATGACTGTCTTCGCGGTCGGCTTGACCCGGCAACAGGAACGATCACCATGGCCGGTGTGGAAAAAGAGCTTGATAAATTAAAAAATGCTGACCGTATCATCGTCATTGCCTGTGGCACCAGTTGGCATGCCGGTCTGGTAGCCGAATATATATTCGAAGAACTTTGCCGCATCCCGGTGGAGGTAGAATATGCTTCTGAATTCAGGTATCGCAATCCGGTTATAAGACCAGGTGATGTGATCATGGCTATTTCCCAAAGTGGTGAAACAGCCGACACCCTGGTGGCTATAGAAAAAGCGAAAGAGCAGGGCGCATTGATCTTTGGAATCGTTAATGTGGTGGGTTCTTCCATTGCCCGCGCTTCGCAAACAGGTGCTTATACCCATGCCGGTCCTGAGATCGGGGTGGCTTCCACAAAAGCTTTCACCGCCCAGTTGGCTGTACTTACGATGGTAGCCCTGAAATTGGGAAAAGAAAAAGGAACCATTTCGGAGGAGCGATATCTTCACCTTGTCAACGAACTCCATGCCATTCCTGAGAAAGTGACCAAGGCGCTGGAGTTATCCGCCAGCGTAAAACAACTGGCAGAAAAATATAAAGACGCGAATGATTTTCTCTATCTCGGTCGAGGATATAATTTTCCGGTGGCTTTGGAAGGAGCACTCAAATTAAAAGAGATATCGTATATCCATGCCGAAGGCTATCCGGCCGCTGAAATGAAACACGGCCCAATAGCCCTTGTGGACGAACACCTGCCAGTGGTCTTTGTCGCCACACGTGATTCCTACCATGAAAAAGTGGTGAGCAATATGCAGGAGATCAAAGCCCGAAAAGGAAAAGTGATCGCCGTGGTCAATGAAGGAGATCTGGATACCGCCTCGCTTTGTGATGATGTCATGTGGGTGCCGGCTGCCGATGAGATCGTAGCCCCGATGCTGAGTACGATCCCGCTTCAACTCCTGGCCTACTATATTGGTGTAGCCAAAGGATTGGATGTGGACAAACCCCGTAACCTGGCTAAATCGGTGACCGTTGAATAA
- the mgtE gene encoding magnesium transporter: protein MSLELEQENIGLKEQFEAIIETEDKLAIREFLDHQNISEVADLVYEYAEFDEQIIAGMSVHRAAKVFKILEFPTQKRIIQELPPSKTAELLNELPADDRTDFLEELPSNVVRELIKLLDPEERKITLSLLGYPDNSVGRLMTPDYVYVYVDDTIAEVLDTIRRVGKDSETIDVIYVINNKGELLDDIRIREFLLNPPDKKVSELMDDRVISLNVFEDQEMAYEAFKMNNRVALPVVSNSNKLLGIVTIDDVLWVASEEFSEDVQKIGGTQALDQPYLETSVLGMFKKRIIWLMILFIGELITISAMQQFQDEIAKVVILATFIPLIISSGGNSGSQASTLVIQAMALGEVTIGDWWKIMRREIISGLLLGAVLCLMGIAVITAWHFLSDTFGVHYLRIAFTIGLSLVGIVMWGTLMGSMLPLLLKRFGADPAASSTPFVATLVDVTGLLIYFGFASVMLGGILL, encoded by the coding sequence ATGTCATTGGAACTTGAACAGGAAAATATTGGTTTGAAAGAGCAGTTTGAAGCCATTATTGAAACTGAAGATAAGCTCGCGATCCGGGAATTCCTGGATCACCAGAATATCAGTGAAGTGGCCGATCTGGTATATGAGTATGCGGAATTTGATGAGCAGATCATCGCTGGGATGAGTGTGCACCGTGCCGCCAAAGTGTTCAAGATCCTTGAATTTCCTACACAAAAAAGGATCATTCAGGAACTTCCTCCCTCCAAGACCGCTGAGTTGCTCAATGAACTGCCAGCGGATGACCGGACCGACTTTTTGGAAGAGCTCCCCAGTAATGTGGTGCGGGAACTGATCAAGCTCCTTGATCCGGAGGAAAGAAAGATTACGCTATCCCTACTGGGTTACCCCGATAACAGTGTGGGCCGGTTAATGACCCCCGATTATGTGTACGTTTATGTGGATGATACCATTGCCGAGGTACTGGATACGATACGCCGGGTGGGAAAAGACTCGGAGACCATTGATGTGATCTATGTGATTAACAATAAAGGTGAACTCCTGGATGATATCCGGATCCGCGAATTCCTTCTTAATCCACCCGATAAGAAAGTAAGTGAATTGATGGATGACCGGGTGATCTCCCTGAATGTTTTTGAAGACCAGGAAATGGCTTATGAGGCCTTTAAGATGAATAACCGGGTGGCCTTGCCCGTTGTAAGTAACAGCAATAAACTATTGGGCATTGTGACCATTGATGATGTACTGTGGGTAGCGAGTGAGGAATTCTCTGAAGACGTACAAAAGATCGGGGGTACACAGGCGCTTGACCAACCTTATCTGGAAACCTCTGTTTTGGGGATGTTCAAGAAAAGGATCATTTGGCTGATGATCCTGTTTATCGGCGAGTTGATCACCATTTCCGCCATGCAACAGTTCCAGGATGAAATAGCCAAGGTGGTTATCCTGGCAACATTTATTCCCCTGATCATTTCAAGTGGAGGGAACAGTGGCTCCCAGGCATCTACCCTGGTGATTCAAGCCATGGCCCTGGGTGAGGTCACGATTGGCGATTGGTGGAAAATCATGCGCCGGGAGATCATCAGCGGATTGCTCCTGGGTGCCGTGCTATGCCTGATGGGTATCGCCGTGATCACCGCCTGGCATTTTTTATCGGATACATTTGGAGTGCATTATCTCCGCATTGCTTTTACTATCGGCTTGTCTCTCGTAGGAATTGTGATGTGGGGGACATTGATGGGTTCCATGCTTCCCCTTTTACTCAAACGTTTTGGAGCCGACCCGGCTGCTTCTTCCACGCCCTTTGTGGCTACTCTGGTAGACGTTACTGGTCTACTGATCTATTTCGGTTTTGCCTCAGTTATGCTCGGAGGCATTCTCCTTTGA
- a CDS encoding SET domain-containing protein-lysine N-methyltransferase encodes MLLSCLYIDQSENMGRGVFTSEAIDRDTIIEVSPVIVMTGEERKWLDKTSLHDYIFEWGKEKDHCCMAMGYVPVYNHSYRSNCEYEMNFEEKTIQIKTVRNISPHEELFINYNGNWNDATPLWFDAK; translated from the coding sequence ATGCTCCTTTCCTGCCTGTATATTGACCAATCTGAAAACATGGGTCGTGGTGTCTTTACCAGTGAAGCCATAGACCGGGACACCATCATAGAGGTTTCACCTGTAATTGTCATGACCGGTGAAGAAAGAAAATGGCTCGATAAAACGAGTCTCCATGACTATATTTTTGAATGGGGAAAGGAAAAGGACCACTGTTGCATGGCGATGGGTTATGTTCCCGTATATAATCATTCTTATCGTTCGAATTGCGAATATGAAATGAATTTTGAAGAAAAAACCATTCAGATCAAAACGGTCCGAAATATTTCCCCGCATGAAGAGTTGTTCATCAACTATAACGGCAATTGGAATGACGCTACACCTCTTTGGTTTGACGCCAAATAA